AATAGAACCATCTTAAATAGACAGTTAACCTTTAATGCCCTAGAATAATTTGAAGTAATTGTGTACCCCAAGTATTTACGTAGCTCATTCAATAGGTCGGTTGATTTCTGTTTATTAATAAGGACTTGGCAAGGTTATTAAAAAATATCTCAATTTCGAGATACTTCACTTGACGATAATTAGTGTTGCGATATATTATGGTTACATAAAGTTACCTAGGTTATTAAATATAACTTTTATAATTCACAAAAAAAGATAAGGAGTGAACACGATGATCGTAGTAACTGTAAAACTTAATTTTAAAGGGAAGAACTATCAAACCAATGTCATTGCAAGAAAGGACACTCCTGAAACACAAATCTTGCAAATGGCATTGGAACAAGTTGCAAAACAATGGACAGATTAATATCTAGTAATCCCAACTTTAGTTGAAGGGGGACAATGCCTTGAATGAAAAGAAAGAAGTTGGAGAAAAAGCTGTTGAGTATGTGAAAGACGGAATGGTAGTTGGACTAGGTACAGGTTCTACTGTATTTTATACCATCACGAAGCTTGGTCAGTTAGTCCAGCAGGGACTTACTATTATAGGAGTTCCGACTTCTGAACAAACAAAAAAATTAGCGATAGAACTTGGCATTCCACTTGTATCGCTCGATGAGGTTGAGCAAATTGATGTTGCAATTGATGGTGCAGATGAGGTAGATCCTAAGTTAAATCTTATTAAAGGAGGCGGCGGTGCTCTTTTAAGAGAGAAAATCATTGCTGCAGCAGCTAAAACTTTCATTGTCGTTGCCGACTCTGATAAAAATGTCGATACACTAGGAACTTTTCCACTGCCGATAGAAGTCGTCCCATTTGGTTACGAAATGACAGTAAAACATATTAGGGAACTTGGGGCAAGTCCGAGGCTGCGGCAAAAGGATGGGACCCCTTATGTAACAGATAACGGTAACTATATTATAGACAGCAACTTTCAAGAAATTACGTACCCAAAAGAGTTAGAGAAGAACCTAAACCTTATACCAAGTGTAGTTGATAACGGATTATTTGTAGGAATGGCAGATCGTGTGATTACCATTCAAGATAAAAAGCTTGCAACAATCATCCGCAGCTAGAAAATGGGAGAAGTCATAAATTGAACTTGGGGGAAAAATAATGGAATCAATGACCTTTGTCTTATTTGGAGCAACAGGGGATTTAGCAATGAGGAAGATTTTCCCAGCTCTTTATAACTTATATGTTGATCAAAAATTACCACAGTCCATATCTATTATCGGACTCGGAAGAGGGGAACTTTCACATGCTGATTTTCAAGAGCAAGTGAAAGACTCTATTTTAGACTTTTCACGCCGCCTAGAACATGAGGCAGCAAATATGGGAGAGTTTTTAGACTATTTTCGCTACAGTAGATTGGATGTCAACAGTAAAGAAGATTATCAACAACTGCTTCAATTAGTGAAGCAGCGGGAAGAAGAACTTAATTTAACGGAAAACCGAATGTTTTATCTTTCTGTGGCACCAGAATTTTTTGACACGATTGCCCTAAATATAAAAAATAGCGGCCTAGGTCAGACAGTTGGCTGGAAACGATTAATCATTGAAAAGCCTTTCGGTCATGACCTCCAATCTGCACGTGAACTCAATCAAAAACTAAGCCGTGCTTTTGAAGAAGAGGAAATTTATCGAATCGACCATTACCTAGGCAAACCAATGGTTCAGAACCTGGAAGCCTTGGCTTTCGCCAACCCCATTCTGCAGGCGGTTTGGAATAAAGACCATATTGCAAATGTCCAAATTACTGCTAGTGAAACTGTTGGGGTTGAGAAGCGAGCGGGTTATTACGACCAAGCAGGAGCAATCCGTGATATGGTTCAAAACCACATGCTGCAAATTTTGATGATGACTGCCATGGATAAGCCTGAAAAAATTAACGCAGCGGGAATAAGACATGAGAAGCGGAAGGTCATTAAGTCTCTACGTCCTTTAAAAGAAGAAGATGTCTCATACGATATTGTCCGCGGCCAATACAGTTCAGGCGAGATAAATGATCAAAAAGTTCCAAGTTATATAGAAGAGCCTGGAGTTAATCCTTCTTCTACAACTGATACATTTGTTGCTGCCCGTTTGTGGGTGGATCATCCATCATGGACTGGAGTTCCTTTTTACATTCGTACAGGAAAAAGAATGAAGGAAAAATTAACGCGAATTGTGATCGAATTTAAAAATAGCGAAGATAAAAATAATCAAATTGAACCTAATCTATTAATGATTGAAATCAATCCGAATGAAAATATCTCCTTACAATTAAACAGCAAAAACCCATTGGATAATAGAAAGGTTACTCCAATCAGAATTAATTTTTCTAATGAACAGATAGGATTAGGTGTACCAGAAGCGTATGAACGACTAATCTATGATGCAGTTAACGGGGATTCCACCTTCTTTGCACATTGGAAAGAAGTTGAATTGTCATGGGAATGGGTGCAGCCGATTCTTCATGCATTTGAGAACAATTTAGTACCGCTCCATCATTATCAGTCAGGTTCATATGGTCCTGCAGCTTCTGATTCCTTGCTGGAGGAAAACGGCTTTAAATGGTGGCTTGATGAAACGCTTCAAGAAACAAAGGATACTTTACTAAACATCTAAGATAATCTGGAGGAAATTAACGATGTCTCAAAATATTGATCAGTTAGCAGTAACTACGATTCGAACACTATCTATTGATGCAATTAATACAGCAAATTCAGGACATCCTGGTCTACCAATGGGAGCAGCACCCATGACGTATGCATTATGGGCAAAACATCTTCATCACAACCCTGAAAACCCAAAATGGTTTAACCGTGACCGATTTGTTTTATCGGCAGGTCATGGATCCAGTTTGCTGTATAGCATGCTTCATTTAGCTGGTTATGATGTCACGATTGATGATTTGAAAAACTTCCGAAAATTAAATAGCAGAACGCCTGGGCATCCTGAATTCGGTCATACTGCTGGAGTAGAAGCAACCACAGGTCCATTAGGCCAAGGGTTTGCGAATGCTGTTGGAATGGCGATGGCAGAAGCACATTTAGCAGCAAAGTTTAATAAAGAAGGACACCGGGTTATTGATCACTATACCTATGCGTTAGTTGGAGATGGTGACTTAATGGAAGGTGTTTCTTATGAAGCGATGTCAATGGCAGGACATATGAAACTTGGGAAGCTGGTAGTTCTTTATGATTCAAATGATATCTCATTGGATGGCGAATTAAATGCTTCATTCTCTGAAAATATTGAGAAAAGGGCGGAATCAGCAAATTGGCACTATTTGAGAGTGGAAGATGGAAATGACCTTGAAGCTATTTCTAACGCTATCGAAGCAGCCAAACAAAAAACAGACCAGCCAAGTTTAATTGAAATCAGAACGATTATTGGATATGGCAGTCCAAAGGTAGCAGGGACCAATAAAGCACATGGTGCACCACTGGGAGCAGAAGAAGGAAAAGCGACAAAACAAGCATATAACTGGCTTTATGAAGAAGATTTCTACGTTCCAGAGGAAGTAAAAGCACACTTTGCACAATTAAAGAATAAAGGGATCGATGCTGAACAAAACTGGATGAGCTTATACGAATCATATAAGCAAGCATATCCAGAATTAGCTGACCGATTAACAAATGCTATAGATGGAAAAGTACTGATTGATACAAACGATATATTGACCTTTGATACAGGTAAAGCCGTTTCAACACGCGTTGCCAGCGGAGAAGCTATCAACCATTATGTAAAATCTGTTCCAACTATCTTTGGCGGGAGTGCAGACTTGTCCCATTCTACTATGACGGAAATTAAAGGTGAACAAATGTATGCAGTTGAATCATACGGAGCACGTAATGTTTACTTCGGGGTCCGTGAACATGCAATGGGAGCAGCATCCAATGGTATGGCGTATCACGGCGGTGTGAAACCTTTTGTAAGTACCTTCTTTGTATTTAATGATTATCTTCGTCCGTCTATCCGTCTAGCGGCATTATCGAAGCTTCCAGTCATCTATGTATTTACACACGATTCCATCGCAGTTGGTGAGGATGGTCCTACTCATGAACCGGTTGAACATCTTGCAGCACTTCGTTCTATACCAGGTTTAACGGTGATAAGACCAACGGATGCAAATGAGACTGCCAATGCTTGGGCATATGCTCTTCAGCAGACAGAAGGTCCGGTTGCGTTGATCTTAAGCCGCCAAAACTTACCGGTCTTTAATGAGACAAAAGCTAATTTGGAGAACCTTTCAAGGGGAGCGTATGTAATTGAAGAAACAAATGCAACACCGGATGTGATTTTAATTGCGACAGGTTCAGAAGTATCATTGGCAGTAAACGCAAAAACAGAACTTGAGAAGGAAAAAATATCTGTACGTGTTGTTGCAATGCCAAGCTGGGAATTGTTTAGTCAGCAACCAACGGAATATAAAGAAGAGGTGCTCCCTTCTTCAAATTCAAAACGAGTTGCCATAGAAATGGGAATTTCACTTGGATGGGAGAGATTCGTGGGATTTGAAGGGGAAATTCTTTCCATAGAGACTTTTGGTGCCTCTGGTGAAGGAACAGCAGTTATGAAGCAGTTTGGATTTACCACTGACAATGTAGTACGGATAGCAAAAAGTGTCTTACAACATTCTTAGTTAGATGATTAATGAAACAGAAAAAAATTATTATACACCATTGGAGGAGAACATAATGAAAGTCGGACTTATTGGTTTAGGAAAAATGGGATTGAACTTAGGGCAAAATTTAATGGAACACCAGCACGAAGTGGTAGCATTTGATGTTAATCCAAGTGCAGTAGAAAATATGAAGGAATATGGAGCTACAGGTGTATCAAGTTATAAAGAACTCATCCAATCCTTAGATCATCCAAGAATTGTCTGGATCATGGTCCCGCATGCAGTGGTAGATTCTGTTATTGGTGAGATCTTACCCTATTTGGAAAAGGGTGATATTATCGTTGAAGCAGGTAATTCACACTATAAGGAATCGATTCAACGCTACAATGAATTAAAGGAAATCGGCGTAAGATTTATGGATGCAGGTACTTCAGGCGGTATGGAAGGTGCTCGAAATGGCGCTTGTTATATGATCGGCGGTGATCCAGAAGCATGGAAAGTAGTACAACCTCTTTTCAGAGATACAGCTGTTGAAAATGGCTTCTTATATGCTGGTAAAGCAGGCAGCGGACATTTCTTAAAGATGGTTCATAATGGAATAGAGTATGCAATGATGGCTGCAATTGGGGAAGGTTTTGAAGTACTGGAAAAAAGTGAATTTGATTTTGATTATGAAAAGGTAGCAAGAGTTTGGAATAATGGTTCTGTTATTCGTTCATGGTTAATGGAGCTAACAGAAAATGCATTTTCAAAAGATGCTAAATTGGATGAAATTAAAGGGATTATGCACTCCTCAGGTGAAGGAAAATGGACAGTAGAAGCAGCGTTAGATCTTCAGACTGCTACGCCAGTTATTGCTATGTCTTTATTGATGCGTTACCGTTCCTTAGAAAACGATACTTTTACAGGAAAAGTTGTTGCGGCGTTAAGAAATGAATTTGGCGGACATGCTGTTGTAAAGAATTAAAAAAAACTATATTAAAATTGGAGGAAATATTTCATGAAATTTTTTATCGATACTGCAAACCTAGAGGAAATCAAAAAGGCCTATAAAATTGGCGTGTTATCTGGTGTTACAACTAATCCTTCCCTAGTAGCTAAAGAAGGCGTTAAATTCGAAGATCGTATTGCAGAAATCTTAAATGCTGTTCCAGAAGTGGAGTCAGTGTCAGCCGAGGTAACACCGAATGCTTTGACTGCTGAACAAATGATTGCGGAAGCAAACGAACTGATTAAAATTAATGGCGGGGATAAAAATATTACCATCAAACTTCCAATGACCCTTGATGGACTTGAGGCTTGCCGCTATTTAACAAAAAAAGGTGTTAAGACTAACGTTACTCTAATATTTAGTGTGAACCAGGCATTATTGGCAGCTCGTGCAGGGGCAACTTATGTATCACCATTCTTAGGACGTTTAGATGATATTAATGAAGATGGTGTAGAACTAGTCGCAAAAATTGCAGAAATGTTCCGTGTTCAAAAACTTGATTCACAAATCATTGCAGCATCTGTACGTCATCCAGATCACGTAACCCGCGTAGCGTTGGCTGGAGCACATATTGCTACCATTCCGTTTAAGGTAATTGAGCAATTATCAAAACATCCGTTAACAGACCAAGGACTTGAAAAATTTGCTGCGGACTGGAAAACTGTTTAAAAGTTACTGAAAAATGAGAGGCGTTATCTCCTATCTTGGCTAGGTTAGGTTAGGACTAACGCCCTTACACATTAATTAATTGAAAGCCTTTGTTAAATTTCATTCTTAAAGGTCGATAAAGAAAAACGGGAAGGTTTTTGGGGATTAGTCCTTCATAAGTATGATGAAAGACAATCAGGATATCCCACATTAAGATTAGTCCTTAATAAGGATATACGTAAGAAAAAATTACTGAAGCCTGAAGGAAAGAAAGAGGGAGAAACAACAATGACTATTACCTTTGATTATTCGAATGCATTATCATTCATGCAGCAGCATGAAGTGGGTTATTTAAGTGAATTTGTGAAAACAGCACATAACATGCTCCACGAGAAAAAAGGACCAGGCTCTGATTATCTTGGATGGGTAGATCTGCCGTATAACTATGATAAAGAAGAATTTGCAAGAATCAAAGCTGCTTCTGAAAGAATCCGCAGTAATTCCGATGCGTTGATCGTAATCGGTATCGGTGGCTCTTATCTTGGTGCGAGAGCTGCGATAGAGTCACTATCTCATACATTTCATAACCAAATGGATGATAAAACAGAGATTTATTTTGCTGGACAAAATATCAGTGCTACATATCTAACCCATTTATTTGATGTGATTAAGGACAAAGATATTTCGGTCAATGTCATCTCAAAATCAGGAACAACAACAGAGCCTGCTATTGCGTTCCGTATTTTCCGAGATTATATGGAAAAAAAGTATGGTAAAGAAGAAGCGAAAAAACGTATTTATGCGACAACAGATCGTGCTAAAGGAGCATTAAAAACACTTGCAGATGAAGAAGGATATGAAACTTTTGTCATTCCTGATGATGTCGGCGGCAGATACTCGGTATTAACAGCAGTAGGTTTATTACCAATTGCGACAGCCGGGCTAGATATTGATAAAATGATGGCAGGTGCCGCCGCTGCTGCGGATAAGTATAATAACCCGAACTTGGCAGAAAACCAAAGTTATCAATACGCGGCAGTCAGAAATGCCCTTTATCGTAAAGGAAAATCAATTGAACTACTGGTAAACTTTGAACCTTCCCTTCATTATGTATCAGAATGGTGGAAACAGTTATTTGGTGAAAGTGAAGGAAAGGACCAAAAGGGTCTGTATCCTGCTTCTGTCGATTTCACCACAGATCTTCATTCAATGGGACAATATGTCCAGGAAGGTCGCCGTGACATTATCGAGACAGTTGTAACTGTAAAAATACCTAAAATAGACATCACTCTGGATGAAGAGGATGCCGACCTGGATGGTTTAAATTATCTAGCTGGAAAGACCATGGACTATGTCAATAAGAATGCTGCACAAGGTACAGTTTTAGCTCATGTGGATGGTGGAGTTCCAAACCTAACTGTCGAATTGGATCAATTAAATGAGTATACTTTCGGAGAAATGGTGTATTTCTTTGAGAAAGCGTGTGGAATCAGCGGATTACTAATGGGAGTTAATCCTTTTGACCAGCCAGGTGTAGAGGCATACAAGAAAAACATGTTTGCCCTCCTAGGAAAACCAGGATATGAAGCGGAAAGAGAAGAATTACAAAAACGCATATCTAAATAATAGTAAATAAAAGCACTCTTGTCTTAGATTAACAAGATTCTGTTTACTAGCACAAAACATTAAATAACGCGTTAAAAAGCAGTCCTATTCACATACGAATTGGACTGCCTTTTTTGTTTCTATGATAGGCTTTTACCAATAACTTAACTTAATATAAGCGTAGGAATGCAGCTATTTTTATTTATATTTATTTTTATAAATTTTTCTGCAAGTCTACTCGTTATAATAGATGAAGAAGAAAAAGCGAGACGTATGCATGATCGTTTTAGCAGGAGGTCTTATTAAGGAAGACAGAAATCTTCAAAAAAAGAACCCTGATAACAAAAAGATGTTATCTAGGGTTCTTTTTTTGAGTGCAGCAGCTATACCTTTCTATCTAATTTAAATAAATAAAGAGAAAAGCCAATAACTAAGGGTCGTTCTCCTTCTAAAAAAACTAAGCTATTTTTTCCTTTCGAATCATGAATTTAACATCTTCCTCACTTACATTTAATATTCTTTCCAGCACAGCCAGTTTAGCCTTTACTTCCTTGACTTCAAATCCATTAACGATATTTATTTTCTTTAGGTTACTAATCATCTCAGATACCACTTGTTTAAAAGTTTGAGAATTAACTAAAAGATATTGAATTAATTCGATTGCCGCTTCTTTTTCTTGTTTATCTTTGACTGCAAAGATACTTTGGAGATCAGGCTCTAATACGAAAAGAGATTGTAAATCTTCTGAAATTCTTATAGTAACGTAACTTTTTTTATTTCCGTAATACTCATTATCCCTAATTCGAATTAGATCAAGTCCAATCATAAATTCATAAAAAGGAGTGTTCTTTATAAGTGTACGAAACTCGTTCAATTCAATATTTGATTTTTCTTCTATAAATATTTCTTTTTCAGATCTAGTTTGAATTACTTTTGATTCTAACATATTCATTTTCCATACCTCGCTTCTTAAATTAAAAATATAAAAAGTAACATGTATACTTTTAGTAACCTATATAAATTATAGTAAATATAGACGCATAAATCAATGAAAGTAGCCTGCAAGTTTTTGAGGAAAGTCATATCTATAATTTCTAAACTCAAGACTAATACTATTTCTAAAGTGCAAATATAGGTATAAGTATTTAGCCGAAGAATAGTTGGAGGAATATCCACATGGAGAGTAATTGTGATTTTTCACCATTAAAGCAAAATTTGGAGGATGGTATTAGAAATATAATTAATTTACTTGAAATCAATTTAAATATCCTAGGTAACGAAAATCACTGTGTATTAGGGAGTTTAGAGGATGTGAAAGAACATCTAATTAAAATTGAATCGATGGCCGCTTCCTTTTATTTAAATTGTTACTTATCATCCTTTACGGATACATATGATGATTTATCTATTGCTGCTCAAATTCTATCGAAACAAAAACATGGGGCACTAATTGTCGTTGAACGTAGTGATTCTGTTGACACCCTTATCCAAAAGGGAACAACTATAGGAGCTATGGTAACACCCAAATTATTGGAATCCATTTTTTATCCAGGGAATCCATTACATGATGGAGCTGTTTTAATACGGGAAAATACAGTCGTCTCAGCAGCGAATGTACTTCCACTGACAACTGTAGTAACTGGAGATAAAAAAGTTGGAACACGCCATCGTGCAGCCTTAGGAATTTCTGAAAAAAGCGATGCACTTGCTCTAGTTGTTTCTGAAGAAACGGGTAAAATTTCTTTCGCATTAGATGGAAAACTATATCCAATAAACACAAGAAATCCAATTTTATTTTAAAGCTCAAAAGGGGTTACTAGGTAAAAACAAAGTACAAATACATAAGGAGGATTTTATTTATGGTAAAAAAATTTAAAATGTTATTCATTTCAGTATGTATTGTTCTGTTTACCCCAAGTTTGACCAATGCTCAAGTCATACATGAAGTGAAGTCTGGAGATAGCTTAAATAAAATTTCAAAACAATATAAAATAAATAAAGACGAACTTGCAAAGATAAATGGTTTAGCTAAAAATATAGGACTGGTTCCTGGGCAGGCAATGTTAATACCGGGGTCCACTTACATCGTTCAGCCAGGGGAAAGTGTTTGGGAGATTGCAAAACGACATGCAATTAGTGAACAAACGTTAATGAACCAAAATGGGTTGAAAAATCGAGTGATTGTTCCAGGGCAAAAATTGAGTATCCCTCGTCCGCCAAAATATGATATCTGGACTGGAACCTATTTTGTTCCAAAAGATAAAAACGCGAATACATGGATGATCAATAACTATAGTAGTACCCTTTCTAGTATTTTTGTGTTTGAGTATAAACCTGATGTGCAAGGCAATCTGATTGAAGTAAAGGAAAATGAAGCACATAAAATCGCGTGGAAGAAGAATCTAACCCCTTATGCTACTTTATCCAATTTAAGTGAAAAGGGATTTGATCCTGAGCTCGTTCATACATTAATGAGTACTGATTGGCTGAGACATAAATTTATTAATAATATCTATTCCCTTTTGGATAGCCACGACTATAAAGGCGTTGTTATTGACTTTGAACAAGTTAGACCTAAAGATCGAAGCCACCTTAACCAATTTATTAAGGAATTGGCTGAAAAACTCCATACAGCAGGAATGGAGGTCATGATGGCTGTCCCGCCTAAAAAAGGAGATCAGGAACCATCCTATTCAGCAGGTTATGATTATCAAACACTTGGAAAGTATCTGGATCGATTATTTTTAATGACGTATGATTGGCATTGGCCAGGAGGCCCATCAGGACCGATCGCTCCAATTGAAAAAGTAAAAGCAACACTTGATTACGCTGTTACTATTGTAGATAGAAAAAAGTTGATGCTGGGAATTCCTCAGTATGCTTATGATTGGACAATAAAAGGGGAGAAACAGTCTGGAAAAGCTTATTCTACTCAGCATGCAATCGATTTATATACAGGCTATCAAAGTGCAGTCCATTATGATGAAAGGGCGGCAGCACCATGGTTCCGTTATGTAGACAATAAAGGGAACTTACATGAAGTGTGGTTTGAAGACCCTAGAAGCCTGCTTACTAAGTTTCGTTTAGTTGGACAATATGGACTAGGTGGAATGGGATGCTGGCATTTAGGTTTAACGATGCCTCAAACTGAGATAATGCTGCTAGAGGAATTTAATGTGCAATAAACCTAAACCCCTTT
The Neobacillus niacini DNA segment above includes these coding regions:
- a CDS encoding BA3454 family stress response protein, producing MIVVTVKLNFKGKNYQTNVIARKDTPETQILQMALEQVAKQWTD
- a CDS encoding glucose-6-phosphate isomerase, which gives rise to MTITFDYSNALSFMQQHEVGYLSEFVKTAHNMLHEKKGPGSDYLGWVDLPYNYDKEEFARIKAASERIRSNSDALIVIGIGGSYLGARAAIESLSHTFHNQMDDKTEIYFAGQNISATYLTHLFDVIKDKDISVNVISKSGTTTEPAIAFRIFRDYMEKKYGKEEAKKRIYATTDRAKGALKTLADEEGYETFVIPDDVGGRYSVLTAVGLLPIATAGLDIDKMMAGAAAAADKYNNPNLAENQSYQYAAVRNALYRKGKSIELLVNFEPSLHYVSEWWKQLFGESEGKDQKGLYPASVDFTTDLHSMGQYVQEGRRDIIETVVTVKIPKIDITLDEEDADLDGLNYLAGKTMDYVNKNAAQGTVLAHVDGGVPNLTVELDQLNEYTFGEMVYFFEKACGISGLLMGVNPFDQPGVEAYKKNMFALLGKPGYEAEREELQKRISK
- the zwf gene encoding glucose-6-phosphate dehydrogenase, with translation MESMTFVLFGATGDLAMRKIFPALYNLYVDQKLPQSISIIGLGRGELSHADFQEQVKDSILDFSRRLEHEAANMGEFLDYFRYSRLDVNSKEDYQQLLQLVKQREEELNLTENRMFYLSVAPEFFDTIALNIKNSGLGQTVGWKRLIIEKPFGHDLQSARELNQKLSRAFEEEEIYRIDHYLGKPMVQNLEALAFANPILQAVWNKDHIANVQITASETVGVEKRAGYYDQAGAIRDMVQNHMLQILMMTAMDKPEKINAAGIRHEKRKVIKSLRPLKEEDVSYDIVRGQYSSGEINDQKVPSYIEEPGVNPSSTTDTFVAARLWVDHPSWTGVPFYIRTGKRMKEKLTRIVIEFKNSEDKNNQIEPNLLMIEINPNENISLQLNSKNPLDNRKVTPIRINFSNEQIGLGVPEAYERLIYDAVNGDSTFFAHWKEVELSWEWVQPILHAFENNLVPLHHYQSGSYGPAASDSLLEENGFKWWLDETLQETKDTLLNI
- a CDS encoding glycosyl hydrolase family 18 protein, whose translation is MVKKFKMLFISVCIVLFTPSLTNAQVIHEVKSGDSLNKISKQYKINKDELAKINGLAKNIGLVPGQAMLIPGSTYIVQPGESVWEIAKRHAISEQTLMNQNGLKNRVIVPGQKLSIPRPPKYDIWTGTYFVPKDKNANTWMINNYSSTLSSIFVFEYKPDVQGNLIEVKENEAHKIAWKKNLTPYATLSNLSEKGFDPELVHTLMSTDWLRHKFINNIYSLLDSHDYKGVVIDFEQVRPKDRSHLNQFIKELAEKLHTAGMEVMMAVPPKKGDQEPSYSAGYDYQTLGKYLDRLFLMTYDWHWPGGPSGPIAPIEKVKATLDYAVTIVDRKKLMLGIPQYAYDWTIKGEKQSGKAYSTQHAIDLYTGYQSAVHYDERAAAPWFRYVDNKGNLHEVWFEDPRSLLTKFRLVGQYGLGGMGCWHLGLTMPQTEIMLLEEFNVQ
- the gnd gene encoding phosphogluconate dehydrogenase (NAD(+)-dependent, decarboxylating); protein product: MKVGLIGLGKMGLNLGQNLMEHQHEVVAFDVNPSAVENMKEYGATGVSSYKELIQSLDHPRIVWIMVPHAVVDSVIGEILPYLEKGDIIVEAGNSHYKESIQRYNELKEIGVRFMDAGTSGGMEGARNGACYMIGGDPEAWKVVQPLFRDTAVENGFLYAGKAGSGHFLKMVHNGIEYAMMAAIGEGFEVLEKSEFDFDYEKVARVWNNGSVIRSWLMELTENAFSKDAKLDEIKGIMHSSGEGKWTVEAALDLQTATPVIAMSLLMRYRSLENDTFTGKVVAALRNEFGGHAVVKN
- the tkt gene encoding transketolase, which codes for MSQNIDQLAVTTIRTLSIDAINTANSGHPGLPMGAAPMTYALWAKHLHHNPENPKWFNRDRFVLSAGHGSSLLYSMLHLAGYDVTIDDLKNFRKLNSRTPGHPEFGHTAGVEATTGPLGQGFANAVGMAMAEAHLAAKFNKEGHRVIDHYTYALVGDGDLMEGVSYEAMSMAGHMKLGKLVVLYDSNDISLDGELNASFSENIEKRAESANWHYLRVEDGNDLEAISNAIEAAKQKTDQPSLIEIRTIIGYGSPKVAGTNKAHGAPLGAEEGKATKQAYNWLYEEDFYVPEEVKAHFAQLKNKGIDAEQNWMSLYESYKQAYPELADRLTNAIDGKVLIDTNDILTFDTGKAVSTRVASGEAINHYVKSVPTIFGGSADLSHSTMTEIKGEQMYAVESYGARNVYFGVREHAMGAASNGMAYHGGVKPFVSTFFVFNDYLRPSIRLAALSKLPVIYVFTHDSIAVGEDGPTHEPVEHLAALRSIPGLTVIRPTDANETANAWAYALQQTEGPVALILSRQNLPVFNETKANLENLSRGAYVIEETNATPDVILIATGSEVSLAVNAKTELEKEKISVRVVAMPSWELFSQQPTEYKEEVLPSSNSKRVAIEMGISLGWERFVGFEGEILSIETFGASGEGTAVMKQFGFTTDNVVRIAKSVLQHS
- the cdaS gene encoding sporulation-specific diadenylate cyclase CdaS — encoded protein: MESNCDFSPLKQNLEDGIRNIINLLEINLNILGNENHCVLGSLEDVKEHLIKIESMAASFYLNCYLSSFTDTYDDLSIAAQILSKQKHGALIVVERSDSVDTLIQKGTTIGAMVTPKLLESIFYPGNPLHDGAVLIRENTVVSAANVLPLTTVVTGDKKVGTRHRAALGISEKSDALALVVSEETGKISFALDGKLYPINTRNPILF
- the rpiA gene encoding ribose-5-phosphate isomerase RpiA is translated as MNEKKEVGEKAVEYVKDGMVVGLGTGSTVFYTITKLGQLVQQGLTIIGVPTSEQTKKLAIELGIPLVSLDEVEQIDVAIDGADEVDPKLNLIKGGGGALLREKIIAAAAKTFIVVADSDKNVDTLGTFPLPIEVVPFGYEMTVKHIRELGASPRLRQKDGTPYVTDNGNYIIDSNFQEITYPKELEKNLNLIPSVVDNGLFVGMADRVITIQDKKLATIIRS
- the fsa gene encoding fructose-6-phosphate aldolase; this encodes MKFFIDTANLEEIKKAYKIGVLSGVTTNPSLVAKEGVKFEDRIAEILNAVPEVESVSAEVTPNALTAEQMIAEANELIKINGGDKNITIKLPMTLDGLEACRYLTKKGVKTNVTLIFSVNQALLAARAGATYVSPFLGRLDDINEDGVELVAKIAEMFRVQKLDSQIIAASVRHPDHVTRVALAGAHIATIPFKVIEQLSKHPLTDQGLEKFAADWKTV